The Porphyrobacter sp. HT-58-2 genome has a window encoding:
- the ccoO gene encoding cytochrome-c oxidase, cbb3-type subunit II: MSKNAPQSDVFEGHKKLEKNVTLLAAATLLTVAVGGIVEIAPLFWIDNTIEKVEGMRPYTPLEQAGRDIYIREGCYTCHSQMIRPFRDEVERYGHYSLAAESMYDHPFQWGSKRTGPDLARVGGRYSDEWHVQHLKAPRSVVPESIMPSYAFLAETDLKVPDPAANLTALRRVGVPYTDADIEKAEADLMAQANPDADTGDLAERYPKAQIRDFDGDPKRVTEMDALVAYMQMLGTLVDVNNVAAQEELSREKGR; this comes from the coding sequence ATGAGCAAGAACGCACCCCAAAGCGACGTCTTCGAGGGCCACAAGAAGCTTGAGAAGAACGTCACGCTCCTCGCCGCAGCGACGCTGCTGACTGTTGCTGTCGGCGGGATCGTCGAGATCGCACCCCTGTTCTGGATCGACAACACGATCGAGAAGGTTGAAGGGATGCGGCCCTATACCCCGCTCGAACAGGCAGGCCGCGACATCTACATCCGCGAAGGCTGCTATACCTGCCACAGCCAGATGATCCGGCCCTTCCGGGACGAGGTCGAACGCTATGGCCATTACAGCCTGGCGGCGGAATCGATGTATGATCACCCCTTCCAATGGGGGTCAAAGCGCACCGGGCCTGATCTGGCGCGCGTGGGCGGGCGCTATTCGGATGAATGGCACGTCCAGCACCTCAAGGCGCCGCGCAGCGTGGTGCCGGAAAGCATCATGCCGAGCTATGCCTTCCTTGCGGAGACCGATCTGAAGGTTCCCGATCCGGCCGCCAACCTCACCGCTCTCAGGCGCGTGGGCGTGCCTTACACCGATGCCGACATCGAAAAGGCCGAGGCCGATCTCATGGCGCAGGCCAATCCCGATGCCGACACCGGCGATCTGGCGGAGCGTTATCCCAAGGCGCAGATCCGCGACTTTGACGGCGATCCCAAGCGCGTCACCGAAATGGATGCGCTGGTGGCCTACATGCAGATGCTCGGCACGCTGGTCGATGTGAACAACGTCGCCGCGCAGGAGGAACTGAGCCGGGAGAAGGGCCGATGA
- the ccoN gene encoding cytochrome-c oxidase, cbb3-type subunit I: MEAVVRRLGVWALVLLSAIVAIALTPDSGFAIHMGIVALVAVIVMLATLGTYDPLAKAQSIFRMPPGPSRYDDDVVRWGVIATMFWGIAGLLAGVFIAAQLAFPWLNLEPYLNFGRVRPLHTSAVIFAFGGNALLATSFYVVQRTCRTTLAFPAMARFVFWGYQLFIVLAATGYLLGITQSKEYAEPEWYVDLWLTIVWLAYLAVFVGTIVRRHEPHIYVANWFYLAFIITIAMLHVVNNLAMPVSLLGTKSYSAFAGVQDALTQWWYGHNAVGFFLTAGFLAMMYYFVPKQAGRPVYSYRLSIIHFWSLIFLYIWAGPHHLHYTALPDWAQTLGMVFSIMLWMPSWGGMINGLMTLNGAWDKVRTDPIIRMMVLALAFYGMSTFEGPMLSIKAVNSLSHYTDWTIGHVHSGALGWNGMITFACVYYLVPRLWQRERLYSLRMINWHFWLATLGIVFYAASMWVAGITQGLMWREYGSDGYLVNSFVDTVAALHPMYILRAVGGLMYLAGAVIMAYNIWMTIAGHLREEAPMGDTAHDEAADRPILPEPQAQPAE; the protein is encoded by the coding sequence ATGGAAGCAGTCGTAAGGCGGCTGGGAGTCTGGGCGCTTGTCCTGCTCTCTGCCATTGTCGCAATCGCACTGACACCCGATAGCGGTTTTGCCATTCACATGGGCATTGTCGCACTGGTGGCAGTGATCGTCATGCTCGCAACGCTGGGTACCTATGACCCGCTGGCCAAGGCGCAGAGCATCTTCAGGATGCCTCCGGGGCCGAGCCGCTATGATGATGACGTGGTGCGCTGGGGCGTAATCGCGACGATGTTCTGGGGCATTGCGGGCTTGCTGGCGGGCGTGTTCATCGCCGCGCAGCTGGCCTTTCCCTGGCTGAACCTCGAACCTTACCTCAATTTCGGCCGGGTACGCCCGCTCCACACCTCTGCCGTGATCTTCGCCTTTGGCGGCAATGCGCTGCTGGCGACGAGTTTCTATGTCGTGCAGCGCACCTGCCGCACCACGCTGGCCTTCCCCGCAATGGCCCGCTTCGTGTTCTGGGGATACCAGCTGTTCATCGTGCTGGCCGCGACCGGCTACCTGCTCGGCATTACCCAGTCGAAGGAATATGCCGAGCCGGAATGGTATGTCGACCTGTGGCTGACGATCGTGTGGCTGGCCTATCTTGCGGTGTTCGTCGGCACCATCGTGCGCCGCCACGAACCGCACATCTATGTCGCCAACTGGTTCTACCTCGCCTTCATCATCACCATTGCGATGCTGCATGTGGTGAACAATCTGGCGATGCCGGTGAGCCTGCTCGGCACCAAGAGCTATTCGGCCTTTGCAGGCGTGCAGGATGCGCTGACCCAGTGGTGGTATGGCCACAACGCGGTGGGCTTTTTCCTGACCGCAGGCTTCCTGGCGATGATGTATTACTTCGTGCCGAAGCAGGCCGGGCGGCCGGTCTATTCCTACCGCCTGTCGATCATCCACTTCTGGAGCCTGATCTTCCTCTACATCTGGGCGGGGCCGCACCACCTGCACTACACCGCCCTGCCCGACTGGGCGCAGACACTGGGCATGGTGTTTTCGATCATGCTGTGGATGCCTTCGTGGGGCGGCATGATCAACGGGCTGATGACCCTGAACGGTGCATGGGACAAGGTGCGCACCGATCCGATCATCCGCATGATGGTGCTGGCGCTCGCCTTCTACGGGATGAGCACCTTCGAAGGCCCGATGCTGTCGATCAAGGCGGTGAACTCGCTGAGCCACTACACCGACTGGACCATCGGCCACGTGCACTCCGGCGCGCTGGGGTGGAACGGGATGATCACCTTCGCCTGTGTCTATTATCTCGTGCCGCGCCTGTGGCAGCGTGAGCGGCTCTATTCGCTGCGCATGATCAACTGGCACTTCTGGCTCGCGACGCTGGGGATCGTGTTCTACGCCGCCTCGATGTGGGTGGCCGGGATCACCCAGGGCCTGATGTGGCGCGAATATGGCTCGGACGGCTATCTGGTGAACAGCTTCGTCGATACCGTCGCCGCGCTCCACCCGATGTATATCCTGCGCGCCGTGGGCGGCCTGATGTACCTCGCTGGTGCGGTGATCATGGCCTACAACATCTGGATGACCATTGCCGGTCATCTGCGTGAGGAAGCCCCGATGGGCGACACCGCGCATGATGAAGCCGCCGATCGCCCCATCCTCCCCGAACCGCAGGCCCAGCCCGCTGAATGA
- a CDS encoding OmpW/AlkL family protein, protein MKNLLMLGGAALALAATPAMAQDSNDRAGDIQVKLLGTYVAPDGKITDINVNLPGLPATTQTKANDNFVPTLAVEYFVSNNVSIETIAGTTQHDVDATAGLPAGAELVSNALLLPATVTAKLHFDLGGVKPYVGAGAAYFMWLKDDPGAATLPLGVTETNLSDEFGLALQAGFDVPVNDKGLGISVDVKRYFIDTTARWFVGNTLAIETEHKLDPWVISAGLSYRF, encoded by the coding sequence ATGAAGAATCTTCTGATGCTTGGCGGTGCTGCTCTGGCGCTTGCCGCAACGCCCGCCATGGCGCAGGATAGCAATGATCGTGCCGGTGACATTCAGGTGAAGCTGCTTGGCACCTATGTCGCGCCTGATGGCAAGATCACCGATATCAACGTGAACCTGCCGGGCCTGCCCGCCACCACCCAGACCAAGGCGAATGACAATTTCGTGCCGACGCTGGCGGTGGAATATTTCGTCAGCAACAATGTCTCGATCGAGACGATTGCCGGCACCACCCAGCATGATGTCGATGCGACCGCCGGCCTGCCTGCCGGGGCCGAACTGGTCTCGAACGCGCTGCTGCTGCCCGCCACGGTGACGGCCAAGCTCCACTTCGATCTGGGCGGGGTGAAGCCCTATGTCGGCGCGGGTGCGGCCTATTTCATGTGGCTCAAGGATGACCCCGGCGCCGCGACCCTGCCGCTGGGCGTGACCGAGACCAATCTCTCGGACGAATTCGGCCTTGCGCTGCAAGCCGGATTCGATGTTCCGGTGAACGACAAAGGGCTGGGGATCAGCGTCGATGTGAAGCGGTACTTCATCGACACCACTGCGCGCTGGTTTGTCGGCAACACGCTGGCGATCGAGACCGAGCACAAGCTTGATCCGTGGGTGATCAGCGCCGGGCTGAGCTACCGCTTCTAA
- the ccoP gene encoding cytochrome-c oxidase, cbb3-type subunit III: MSDAAGANKRIDQPTGTEFVGHEWDGIEELNTPLPRWWLWTFYATIAWALVYVILYPAWPLFERATAGTLGWSSRGELAKEMSAAEAARQGIIAQIAATDIEALADNPELMQAAVSGGAAAFKVNCVQCHGAGAAGSKGYPNLNDDDWIWGGTLTDIEYTLTHGIRWEAADETRVNYMPAFDGLFEPAQVDALTGHVLSLSGKGKSSPVGAQTYADNCAACHGAGGEGMIAMGAPALNDAIWLFGGTPAEVKKQILQPRHGVMPAWKDRLDPVTIKMLAAYVHSRGGGQQAAPAEPQADATTEVAQTAKAENDG, from the coding sequence ATGTCTGACGCAGCTGGGGCCAACAAGCGCATCGACCAGCCCACCGGCACCGAATTCGTCGGCCACGAATGGGATGGGATCGAGGAACTCAACACGCCGCTGCCGCGCTGGTGGCTGTGGACCTTCTACGCCACGATCGCCTGGGCATTGGTCTATGTCATCCTCTACCCGGCCTGGCCGCTGTTCGAACGGGCGACCGCCGGCACGCTGGGCTGGTCCAGCCGGGGCGAGCTCGCCAAGGAGATGAGCGCGGCAGAAGCTGCGCGGCAGGGCATCATCGCCCAGATCGCCGCGACCGATATAGAAGCGCTGGCCGACAACCCGGAACTGATGCAGGCCGCGGTTTCAGGCGGTGCGGCGGCCTTCAAGGTCAACTGCGTCCAGTGCCACGGTGCCGGTGCAGCCGGTTCCAAAGGCTACCCCAACCTCAATGACGACGACTGGATCTGGGGCGGCACGCTGACCGACATCGAATATACCCTCACCCACGGCATCCGCTGGGAAGCCGCCGATGAGACACGGGTCAACTACATGCCCGCCTTCGACGGCCTGTTCGAGCCTGCGCAGGTGGACGCGCTCACCGGCCACGTGCTCTCGCTGTCGGGCAAGGGCAAGTCGAGCCCGGTCGGCGCACAGACCTATGCCGATAACTGCGCGGCCTGCCACGGTGCGGGCGGCGAAGGGATGATCGCCATGGGTGCGCCTGCGCTCAATGACGCGATCTGGCTGTTCGGCGGCACCCCTGCCGAGGTGAAAAAGCAGATCCTTCAGCCCCGCCACGGCGTGATGCCCGCGTGGAAAGACCGGCTCGATCCGGTGACGATCAAGATGCTGGCGGCTTATGTCCACTCGCGCGGCGGTGGCCAGCAGGCAGCGCCCGCAGAGCCGCAAGCGGACGCCACAACCGAGGTTGCCCAGACGGCAAAGGCGGAGAATGATGGCTGA
- a CDS encoding heavy metal translocating P-type ATPase — protein MGRGKRSPVNIATPTPVLTPATEALATTRFTVPGMKCAGCIGKIERELPKVAGIAAARANFSAKRVAIRHDPALDEGALTNALLALGFEAAPVADNPLGDDGKERKQLNRALGVAGFGMMNVMLLSVSIWSGADGTTRDLFHWLSALIALPVIAYSGRPFFASAWMALSHRRTNMDVPISIGVILATALSLYETITGGGHAYFESAVMLLFFLLAGRALDAEMRTRTRAGIGALLGRMGKSASVIGPDGTTRRVAAKDLDPGMLVLVAAGEALAADGEVAEGTSAIDNAMLTGESAPEPVAPGAIIHAGAINLTAPIRVRLTRVAEDTALAEIARLMDEAGQSRSHYVRIADRASRLYAPVVHSLAALAFVGWMIAGAGWHQSLTIAIAVLIITCPCAMGLAVPAAQVVASGALLKRGLLVKDGSALERLAECDVALFDKTGTLTLGEPRADVAALNAEARSVALGLAQTSRHPLSRGLAAALLREGVSPAPVEDLREASGQGLTGRWQGVTVALERPDDAGESLATTLRIGDRRQTIRFADPLRSDVPQALAALRAYGLSASILSGDRAAPVDAVAAELGLAAQAEASPQAKLAALEALKAQGHRPLMVGDGLNDGPALAAAHASIAPGTASDASQQAADAVFIGETLMPVTLAVRVARKTMTIVRENFTFSIGYNVLAVPLALMGLVTPLIAAIAMSVSSLVVVANSLRLAGSAKE, from the coding sequence ATGGGCCGGGGAAAGCGAAGTCCGGTGAATATTGCCACCCCCACCCCTGTGCTGACCCCTGCAACCGAGGCGCTTGCCACCACCCGCTTTACCGTGCCGGGGATGAAGTGTGCAGGCTGTATCGGCAAGATCGAGCGCGAATTGCCCAAGGTTGCCGGGATCGCCGCCGCGCGGGCCAATTTCTCGGCCAAGCGGGTCGCGATCCGTCACGATCCGGCGCTGGATGAAGGCGCGCTAACCAATGCGCTGCTGGCGCTGGGGTTTGAAGCGGCCCCGGTCGCCGACAATCCGCTGGGGGATGACGGCAAGGAGCGCAAGCAGCTCAACCGCGCACTGGGCGTCGCGGGCTTCGGGATGATGAACGTGATGCTGCTTTCGGTCAGCATCTGGTCAGGCGCAGACGGGACGACCCGCGATCTGTTCCACTGGCTTTCGGCGCTGATCGCGCTGCCGGTGATCGCCTATTCAGGGCGGCCGTTCTTTGCGAGCGCGTGGATGGCACTCAGCCACAGGCGCACCAACATGGACGTGCCGATTTCGATCGGCGTGATCCTGGCAACTGCGCTCAGCCTGTATGAAACCATCACCGGCGGCGGCCATGCCTATTTCGAGAGCGCGGTGATGCTATTGTTCTTCCTGCTCGCCGGACGCGCGCTCGATGCCGAAATGCGCACGCGGACGCGGGCCGGGATCGGCGCGCTGCTGGGGCGGATGGGCAAGAGCGCGAGCGTGATCGGCCCGGATGGCACCACCCGGCGGGTGGCGGCGAAGGATCTTGACCCCGGCATGCTGGTGCTGGTCGCCGCGGGCGAGGCACTCGCCGCCGATGGCGAGGTAGCCGAAGGCACCAGCGCGATCGACAATGCCATGCTGACCGGCGAAAGTGCGCCCGAGCCTGTCGCCCCCGGCGCAATCATTCATGCCGGCGCGATCAACCTCACGGCACCGATCCGGGTGCGCCTGACCCGCGTGGCCGAGGACACAGCGCTGGCTGAAATCGCACGGCTGATGGACGAGGCCGGGCAATCGCGCAGCCACTATGTCCGCATCGCCGACCGCGCCAGCCGCCTCTACGCGCCGGTGGTCCACAGCCTCGCCGCGCTGGCCTTTGTCGGCTGGATGATCGCGGGCGCGGGGTGGCACCAGTCGCTCACCATCGCGATTGCCGTGCTGATCATCACCTGTCCCTGCGCCATGGGTCTGGCCGTTCCCGCCGCGCAGGTCGTGGCGAGCGGCGCGCTGTTGAAGCGCGGCCTGCTGGTGAAAGACGGCAGCGCGCTCGAACGCCTCGCCGAATGCGACGTGGCGCTGTTCGACAAGACCGGCACGCTGACGCTGGGCGAACCGCGCGCCGATGTCGCCGCGCTGAATGCCGAGGCGCGCAGCGTTGCACTGGGCCTCGCCCAGACCAGCCGTCACCCGCTCAGCCGCGGCCTTGCCGCCGCGCTGCTGCGCGAAGGGGTCAGCCCCGCCCCTGTCGAGGATCTGCGGGAGGCCAGCGGGCAGGGCCTCACCGGGCGCTGGCAGGGCGTGACTGTGGCGCTTGAACGGCCCGATGATGCTGGCGAAAGTCTCGCCACTACCTTGCGCATCGGGGATCGCCGCCAGACTATCCGCTTTGCCGATCCGCTGCGCAGCGATGTCCCGCAGGCGCTCGCCGCGCTAAGGGCGTACGGCCTTTCTGCCAGCATCCTCTCGGGCGATCGCGCTGCGCCGGTCGATGCGGTCGCGGCCGAACTGGGCCTTGCCGCACAGGCCGAAGCCAGCCCGCAGGCAAAACTCGCCGCGCTGGAGGCGCTGAAGGCACAGGGCCACCGCCCGCTGATGGTCGGCGATGGCCTCAATGATGGCCCCGCGCTTGCTGCCGCCCATGCCTCGATCGCGCCCGGCACTGCCTCTGACGCCAGCCAGCAGGCCGCTGATGCGGTGTTTATCGGCGAGACACTGATGCCGGTCACGCTGGCCGTGCGCGTGGCGCGCAAGACCATGACCATCGTGCGCGAAAACTTCACCTTCTCGATAGGTTACAACGTCCTCGCTGTCCCGTTGGCACTGATGGGTCTTGTCACGCCGCTGATCGCCGCCATCGCCATGTCGGTGAGCTCGCTCGTGGTGGTCGCCAATTCGCTGCGTCTCGCCGGGAGCGCCAAGGAATGA
- a CDS encoding cbb3-type cytochrome oxidase subunit 3, whose amino-acid sequence MSLYETLRHFADSYGLAVIFALYLTLCLWHFRPGAERHVDAAKHSIFKEEDHV is encoded by the coding sequence ATGAGCCTTTATGAAACCCTGCGCCACTTCGCCGATTCCTACGGCCTTGCGGTGATCTTCGCGCTCTACCTGACACTGTGCCTGTGGCACTTCCGCCCCGGCGCAGAGCGCCATGTGGACGCAGCCAAGCACTCGATTTTCAAGGAAGAAGACCATGTCTGA
- the ccoG gene encoding cytochrome c oxidase accessory protein CcoG yields MGSALYEKGKTIHNKRIDGPFRRFKWLVMIVTLGIYWITPWIRWDRGPYAPDQAVLIDLAHRRFYMFDIEIWPHEFYFVAGMLIMAGIGLFLVTSAVGRAWCGYACPQTVWTDLFQHIDRLFDGDRNARIRLDKAPWTPGKIARRTSKWAVYMLVSLATGGAWILYFADAPTLTQDFFTGEAALVAYATVGILAGTTFWLGGFMREQVCIYMCPWPRIQTAMLDEKSLIVTYKDWRGEQRGSLKKAAKNPDAYGDCIDCNMCVAVCPTGVDIREGQQIGCITCGLCIDACDRVMKDVGRPRGLIDYATLEQCEAEAAGAPATPAWKALLRPRVFIYFGVWGAIGAGLLFALGTRTHTDLTVSPDRNPPFMLLKDGSVRNAYTLRLRNMEARPRAMEVALVGLPQGAVMWTESVSLENAAPVQVIDVPANETKVVRAYVLLPRGEQASSFTFRLKSLDEQGETDLAETTFAMPGNP; encoded by the coding sequence ATGGGGTCCGCCCTCTATGAAAAGGGCAAGACGATCCATAACAAGCGGATCGACGGGCCGTTTCGTCGCTTCAAGTGGCTGGTGATGATCGTCACACTGGGGATCTACTGGATCACCCCTTGGATCCGCTGGGATCGCGGGCCTTATGCCCCTGATCAGGCAGTGCTGATCGATCTGGCCCACCGCCGCTTCTACATGTTCGACATCGAAATCTGGCCGCACGAATTCTATTTCGTGGCAGGCATGCTGATCATGGCGGGCATTGGCCTGTTTCTGGTGACCAGCGCGGTTGGCCGCGCATGGTGCGGCTATGCCTGCCCCCAGACGGTATGGACCGATCTGTTCCAGCATATTGATCGCCTGTTCGACGGGGACCGCAATGCCAGGATAAGGCTCGACAAGGCACCGTGGACGCCCGGCAAGATCGCGCGGCGAACCAGCAAGTGGGCGGTCTATATGCTGGTCAGTCTGGCGACTGGCGGCGCCTGGATTCTCTACTTCGCCGATGCGCCGACCCTGACGCAGGACTTCTTCACCGGCGAGGCCGCGCTGGTCGCCTATGCGACCGTGGGCATTCTGGCCGGCACGACCTTCTGGCTCGGCGGGTTCATGCGCGAACAGGTGTGCATCTACATGTGCCCCTGGCCGCGCATCCAGACCGCGATGCTCGATGAAAAGAGCCTGATCGTCACCTACAAGGACTGGCGCGGCGAACAGCGCGGCTCGCTGAAGAAGGCAGCGAAGAACCCCGATGCCTATGGCGACTGCATCGATTGCAACATGTGCGTGGCGGTCTGCCCCACCGGGGTCGATATCCGCGAAGGCCAGCAGATCGGCTGCATCACCTGCGGGCTGTGCATCGACGCCTGCGACCGCGTCATGAAGGACGTCGGCCGCCCGCGCGGGCTGATCGATTATGCCACACTGGAACAATGCGAGGCCGAAGCGGCAGGCGCGCCCGCAACGCCTGCGTGGAAGGCCCTGCTGCGTCCGCGCGTGTTCATCTATTTCGGCGTCTGGGGGGCCATCGGTGCGGGCCTGCTGTTCGCACTCGGCACCCGCACCCACACCGATCTCACCGTATCGCCCGATCGCAATCCGCCCTTCATGCTGCTGAAGGATGGCTCGGTCAGGAATGCCTACACCTTGCGGCTCAGGAACATGGAAGCCCGCCCGCGAGCAATGGAAGTGGCCCTCGTCGGCCTTCCGCAAGGCGCGGTGATGTGGACGGAAAGCGTGAGCCTGGAAAACGCCGCGCCGGTGCAGGTGATCGACGTCCCTGCCAATGAAACCAAGGTGGTGCGCGCCTATGTGCTGCTGCCAAGGGGCGAACAGGCAAGCAGCTTTACCTTCCGTCTCAAGAGCCTTGACGAACAGGGCGAAACCGACCTTGCCGAAACAACCTTTGCCATGCCGGGGAACCCATGA
- a CDS encoding Crp/Fnr family transcriptional regulator — translation MATISPSALDSGLAAFRAALPAGTGHAATADRLCATGEAVHLLRGQQLPPDTEEDRLVWIASGSAKLVAPHSGNGDGNGTANGNGTSTAPGPCQVLAFHFAGDLVSVLRKSPGEAWGDFRLVALTDCDLVIFPADRFLDAAQSDPAVLRSVLTRSLQALHRSRTRMMQMGHKSAAARIADFLVSMAERLAGCTEGPCAFALPMSRRDIGDSLGLTIETVSRQLTELREAGLVTTEGRSKVRLSDVSALARLAGRQVVKPD, via the coding sequence ATGGCGACCATCAGTCCTTCCGCGCTCGATTCCGGGCTGGCCGCATTCCGGGCCGCCTTGCCGGCTGGAACGGGCCATGCCGCTACGGCAGACCGCCTGTGCGCGACAGGGGAGGCTGTGCATCTGCTGCGCGGCCAGCAATTGCCCCCCGATACCGAGGAAGACCGGCTGGTATGGATCGCCAGCGGCTCTGCCAAGCTGGTCGCGCCTCATTCCGGCAATGGTGATGGCAATGGCACCGCGAACGGCAATGGCACCAGCACTGCACCCGGGCCTTGCCAGGTGCTGGCGTTCCATTTCGCCGGTGATCTGGTTTCGGTGCTGCGCAAAAGCCCTGGCGAAGCATGGGGTGATTTCCGGCTGGTGGCGCTGACCGATTGCGATCTGGTGATCTTCCCGGCTGACCGCTTTCTTGATGCGGCCCAGTCCGATCCGGCAGTGCTGCGATCCGTGCTGACCCGCTCGCTTCAGGCGCTCCACCGATCACGCACGCGGATGATGCAGATGGGGCACAAGTCCGCCGCCGCACGGATCGCCGATTTCCTCGTCTCGATGGCAGAACGGTTGGCCGGCTGCACCGAAGGCCCCTGCGCCTTTGCCTTGCCGATGAGCCGCCGTGACATCGGCGATTCCCTTGGCCTGACCATCGAGACTGTCAGCCGCCAGCTGACCGAGCTGCGCGAGGCCGGTCTGGTGACAACCGAGGGACGTTCAAAGGTCCGTCTTTCAGACGTTTCGGCGCTGGCCCGCCTTGCCGGGAGGCAAGTCGTCAAGCCGGACTGA
- a CDS encoding FixH family protein, translating into MMHKPSTFTGRHMAMVFVGGFAVVIAVNLLMASFALGSFHGTVVDNSYVASQKYNGWIAKAEASKALGWQAEPQRRADGRVVLETTAVPLGAVITAEAERPLGDRGTTALTFSPAGEGRWLSAENIAPGRWRLRMVIRAGGNEWAGESEVR; encoded by the coding sequence ATGATGCACAAGCCCAGCACCTTCACCGGCCGCCACATGGCGATGGTTTTCGTCGGCGGGTTTGCCGTGGTGATCGCGGTCAATCTGCTTATGGCGAGCTTTGCGCTGGGCAGTTTTCACGGCACGGTGGTCGATAACTCCTATGTCGCCAGCCAGAAATATAATGGCTGGATCGCAAAGGCCGAAGCATCGAAGGCGCTGGGCTGGCAGGCCGAACCGCAGCGCCGGGCCGATGGCCGCGTGGTGCTGGAAACCACCGCCGTTCCCTTAGGCGCGGTGATCACTGCCGAAGCCGAGCGTCCGCTTGGTGATCGCGGCACCACTGCCCTCACCTTTAGCCCCGCGGGCGAAGGTCGCTGGCTGTCCGCAGAGAACATCGCGCCGGGCCGCTGGCGGCTGCGCATGGTGATCCGTGCAGGCGGGAACGAATGGGCCGGGGAAAGCGAAGTCCGGTGA